In Halobacillus amylolyticus, the following proteins share a genomic window:
- a CDS encoding assimilatory sulfite reductase (NADPH) flavoprotein subunit: protein MQFQVMNSPFKEEQAELLNQVLPTMTENQKIWLSGYLASSQSTASTATAEPVVQNVSEAGVSSQNATENVTREVTILFGSHTGNCEALAGEMSQKLEQQDYKVTLSMMDDFKPKALKKVEDLLILTSTHGDGDPPDNAMAFYDFLHSKRAPELEDLRYSVLSLGDSSYEFYCQTGKEFDKRLEELGGKRIYPRVDCDLDFEEPAEEWFEGVLATLNNSKEVNREGEQPSQSERSDASTNQPAYSRTNPFKAEILENLNLNGRGSNKETRHLELDLEGSNLEFEPGDSLGIFPENDSVLVDQLIEVMKWNPEDQVPVNKQGELRPLREALTSTFEITALTKPLLEKVAQLSANEELNKLIVDQEELKAYLYGRDLIDLVQDFGLRDVSAEEFIKILRKIPPRLYSIASSLHANPDEVHLTIGALRYDAHGRKRTGVCSGQCTERSQPGDLLPVFIQRNSNFKLPENPDIPVIMIGAGTGVAPYRAFLEEREEIEAEGDTWLFFGEQHFVTDFLYQVEWQKWLKEGVLSRADVAFSRDSSEKVYVQHRMLEKSRDLYQWLQEGAAVYVCGDEKYMAKDVETTLLTILEQEGNMSQEEAEAYLVDMRKQKRYQRDVY from the coding sequence TTGCAGTTCCAGGTGATGAACAGTCCTTTTAAAGAAGAACAAGCGGAGCTACTAAATCAGGTGCTCCCAACTATGACAGAAAATCAAAAAATTTGGCTTAGCGGGTATTTAGCTAGCTCTCAGTCCACAGCATCTACTGCTACAGCTGAGCCTGTTGTACAGAATGTCTCGGAGGCCGGGGTCTCCTCTCAAAATGCAACAGAGAATGTAACACGCGAAGTGACGATCCTCTTTGGTTCGCACACTGGGAATTGCGAAGCATTGGCTGGGGAGATGTCGCAAAAGCTAGAGCAGCAGGATTACAAGGTAACGCTCTCAATGATGGATGATTTTAAGCCAAAGGCATTAAAAAAAGTTGAGGACTTACTCATTCTGACGAGCACTCATGGTGATGGAGATCCGCCAGACAATGCGATGGCTTTCTATGATTTCCTACATAGCAAAAGAGCTCCAGAGCTTGAAGACCTCAGATATTCAGTTCTCTCCTTGGGTGACAGCTCCTACGAATTCTATTGTCAAACCGGCAAAGAATTTGATAAACGACTGGAGGAATTAGGGGGGAAAAGGATTTATCCCCGTGTTGATTGCGATCTCGATTTTGAGGAGCCAGCAGAAGAATGGTTTGAGGGCGTGCTAGCTACATTAAATAATTCCAAGGAGGTTAACCGCGAAGGTGAGCAACCCTCCCAATCAGAGCGGTCAGATGCGTCAACAAATCAGCCAGCCTATTCAAGGACAAATCCGTTTAAGGCGGAAATTCTAGAAAATTTGAATCTCAATGGTCGTGGTTCGAACAAAGAAACCCGCCATCTTGAGCTAGATCTTGAAGGATCTAATTTAGAGTTTGAACCGGGTGACAGCCTCGGCATTTTCCCAGAGAATGATTCTGTCTTGGTGGATCAGCTCATTGAAGTGATGAAGTGGAATCCAGAAGACCAGGTCCCAGTGAATAAGCAAGGGGAATTGCGCCCATTGCGGGAGGCCTTAACCTCTACCTTCGAGATCACAGCCTTGACGAAACCGCTGCTTGAGAAGGTGGCACAGCTTTCTGCCAATGAGGAGCTGAATAAGCTAATAGTAGATCAGGAGGAACTAAAAGCCTATCTATATGGGCGAGATCTTATTGATTTGGTACAGGATTTTGGACTTAGGGATGTTTCAGCAGAAGAATTTATTAAGATTCTACGAAAGATTCCGCCACGCCTTTATTCGATTGCGAGTAGTTTACATGCGAACCCAGATGAGGTACACCTTACGATTGGTGCGCTAAGATATGACGCACACGGACGTAAACGAACAGGTGTCTGTTCTGGACAGTGTACGGAACGATCACAGCCCGGCGACTTGTTACCAGTTTTTATCCAACGTAATTCGAATTTCAAACTTCCTGAGAACCCAGACATACCCGTCATTATGATCGGGGCTGGGACCGGTGTCGCACCTTATCGAGCTTTCCTGGAGGAACGGGAAGAGATCGAGGCAGAAGGAGACACATGGCTATTCTTCGGCGAACAGCACTTTGTCACAGACTTCCTTTATCAGGTTGAATGGCAAAAGTGGCTTAAGGAAGGGGTGCTTTCAAGGGCAGATGTCGCATTTTCTCGTGATAGCTCTGAGAAGGTATATGTGCAACATCGTATGCTTGAGAAGAGTCGTGACCTTTATCAGTGGCTACAAGAAGGAGCGGCTGTTTATGTATGTGGTGATGAA
- a CDS encoding uroporphyrinogen-III synthase has protein sequence MNGLDGKQIGVAADRSAEPLSNLIHKKGGNPVVYSIQGKQTLNEQTSCQNIKDYLSETFDWTIFTTGIGAKALADSSVEAGLYPAFIEKLNETNLAIRGKKTLNWCKNNAVQVSMVSEDGTMENLLRTFADEQIAGKRPRVFLQAYNQDDAKLKDELEKIGCSVYLSQPYFYEAPIPQILNELKKAVIEQSLDAVVFTSKTQVKNLLADYPDTQKIIQAFNKQVLAVAVGKVTANELKRNGILNVLQPDHPKMGPMVVALDRYYQQVNN, from the coding sequence GATCGGAGTGCTGAACCACTAAGCAACTTGATCCACAAAAAAGGCGGTAACCCAGTAGTTTATTCCATCCAAGGGAAACAAACGTTAAACGAACAGACTAGCTGTCAGAATATAAAAGATTATCTATCCGAAACATTTGATTGGACAATTTTTACGACAGGGATAGGAGCTAAAGCCTTGGCCGACTCGTCAGTAGAAGCGGGACTTTACCCTGCATTTATTGAAAAATTAAACGAAACGAATCTGGCAATCCGTGGAAAGAAGACACTGAATTGGTGCAAGAACAATGCTGTCCAAGTCAGTATGGTGTCCGAAGATGGAACAATGGAAAATCTCTTGAGGACATTTGCTGACGAACAAATAGCTGGCAAACGGCCACGTGTTTTTTTGCAAGCTTATAATCAAGATGATGCAAAGCTAAAGGATGAACTAGAGAAGATTGGCTGTTCGGTTTACTTGTCACAGCCTTATTTCTATGAAGCTCCTATTCCGCAAATCCTTAATGAATTAAAAAAAGCTGTCATTGAACAATCCCTTGATGCGGTAGTCTTCACAAGTAAAACACAGGTCAAAAATTTATTGGCGGATTATCCTGACACCCAAAAGATCATTCAGGCTTTCAATAAGCAAGTGCTAGCAGTGGCTGTTGGAAAAGTTACAGCAAATGAACTGAAACGTAATGGGATCTTGAACGTCCTTCAGCCCGATCATCCTAAAATGGGGCCGATGGTAGTGGCGCTTGATCGTTACTACCAGCAGGTAAACAATTGA